AGTTTCAAGCTAGCCTTCAACAATATTTCACAATTCCTTCATCACCTTAATTGTTGTGTGTGCACATTGTTAGTACAATTGCAATGGCTCTCATTCGCTTCCTCCTTATTCCCACATGTGTGGTTTTCTTTTCATTGCTAATCGTCAGTGCCTCTGCTACTGATTATGGCTATGGTCCAAAACCACCACAGGTTGAGGAACCAAAACCTCCACAGGTTGAGAAACCAAAACCACCGCAGGTTGAAAAACCAAAACAACCACAGGTTGAGAAACCAAAACTACCAGAGGTCGAGAAACCAAAACTACCAGAGGTCGAGAAACCAAAACTACCAGAGGTCGAGAAACCAAAACTAGATCAGTTGTATGGAGAGCAACTTCCTCACAATGTCTTCGGCATTCAAGGACTTGTTTTATGTAACTCTGGCCATAAAACCTTCCCAATTCAAGGTTAAATTTCATATTATCATCATTCATCCTGATGTCATTACGATATTCGTTAGTCATTTTTGTTTTTCTTAATATGTTTTACTGCAAATGTATGCAGGAGCTGTGGCAAGGATTAAATGTTTGGGTGAGGACGAACATGGGTATGAGACCGCACCTCTCATCATCTTAAGTGGTGCAACTGATGCAAAGGGTTACTTCTTTGCAACATTGTCAGCTTCAAAGCTTGAAGGCAACTACAACAAGAAATGGAAGTTCTCAAAGTGCACTGCGTTCCTTCACAGTTCTCCATTGGAGAGCTGCAAAGTCCCCACTGATGTCAACCATGGTATTAGTGGCGCTCCACTTGCTTCTTGTCGCACTCTCAATGCCAAGAACATGAAGTTGTTCTCTGTTGGACCCTTCTTCTACACCTCAGAACCTAAACCAGCCCCTAATGGCTATTAATTGATTTTGTCCTTGATTTACTATTTGGACTTGAATGTGGAAGGAAGAGAAGGGAAATTGAGTATTCATTGTTGTTGGTTACTTGGTACGTAAGAGGTTTTACACTCTTGCCATGATATTTGTAATAAGGTTTGGTCTATTATTTGCTTTGTTTTGCTAATATATAAATTCTTCCTCTAAACACCTCTTATTCTTCCAGAAAATCTACCTCTTATTCTTCCAGAAAATCTAATTTTCTTTTTTCCTCTGAAGGTTTCAATATTCATAACTATATTTAACTAGTTCTACACTTCTACACAGAACTTTTCATTTCACACCCGGGAAAGTCATTCTTACTGTGATGATCATCATGATGAGATTGGAACTCTTTGAAGCTAGCAGAGCACGATCAACCATTTATAACTAGCACAATTCGAAATTTATACAACATGTTGTAGAAAAAGAGAAAATATTCAATAGGGCAGAGATTCGATTGTGCTATGACTTACGTTTTCATCTAGACGTATGTGTTGTGCTATCAAGTACACCAATCCAAGCACTAATATTGAAGTGCAAGAACAACTAAATCACACCACAACTAGCTGTTTTTAATCAAATTCATATACCTCACGTTTACAAAATCGATGCTCATGTCACTCGACCAAATAGTTATTAGCGTGAATAAACTTACTATATTTAATCCAAAATAAAAGAAAAATAGTAATGTACCCAAATGGTATATTTTCACGAAGCAGCTGGGCCTAGTCCAAACCGAATAGCCTTCAATACTTGCTTCTTCCATTTGCTACCCAATTCCTCGACACCATCATTCTCACAATTCTGAAACGCACATGTCCGTTTCATTACAGAAACACAGAGCCAATTCACTTGACGAGTGACGCCGGACTCAGCCACCATGCCCATCGACATCGCAACCTTAGAAGAGAGGTCAGTACTCACAGAAGCACCACCCTTCAATTCAGTTCTCCAATTTCCACTTTTTCTGTCAACAAAGTTTGAAGCTTTGGATGGCATTCAAGCTCAATTAGTAGCTTTATCATTTTATCATTGTTCTATGTGGGAAAGTTGAATTAGCTTTGATCAATCTATTATGATTCTTGTTGTTATTGTTTTTCTCGAAGAGAATTCTTGTTGTTATTGTTAACTCCTGCAAATTAAGTATTTTTATTAATAATTTTTTGCTGGCTACAGGTACATTAATTCCTGCAAGAAGCACTGCGTTTCACCTAATGCTGCAATTCTCTCTGTTCTCTTTAAGGTCAGTGATCATTGTTGTCCAAAGTTTTCTTTGAATGATGAATTTGTTTATTTCTTGCTATATAGTCAGAAAGAGGTAAGCTTTTCCGAAACCGAGTAAGTGATCGGTGTTGGGATCCTAGTTTTGTTCATGTGGGTAGTAGTGTTACATGAAACCGAGTGCTAGACAAGGATATGCATTATAACTTATAAGAAAATGGACAGATAGGTAACTCGAAAATGACAAGAAAGTATGTCGAAAAGAGTCTAAAGTTCAAGTAAATTGGGAATGTTGAGAATTTGTGTGCGTAGAGTCTGCTAGAAATTTCACTAAGATAAGGATTGTGTGAAGCACCATAGTTAGCCAAGTTGCTGATTCTGCTGGCATGGTGATAATAGCAGTATTCTTAATTCTTTTGTTTTGTTTTTTGTTTTTTTGGTCCAGGCTGAGGTTAAAAGGTCTTGCAATGAGCTCTGTAGCCTGGAGATTTCATTGGACCATCTTAAGGATGTGGAATTCCCACCACTTCTTGATTTATGTATGGAACTTGATGCTTCCGAGGTTGAAGCAGTTGACATACACAATGAATCATTGCATGTTTTGAATTGGAAATATGCTCTGTTGTTGATGCGTGCTATCAATCAAAAGCTTCGAGTTGTTGATCTCCAAGATTTGGCATTTGGGAAGGATTTCTTGAGGTAACACTTGTGTTTTTTACAGTTGGCTTTGCGTTAATGGTTTGAATATAAGTTTGCTGTACAGTATGTCACTATAACCCATATGCGTGCACTTGGCACTTCCATATAAAGTTAAGTGAGAGGATTAATGTAGTGAGGCATTCTTAGATATATTTTGCTGTCCTCTCACATCATCAGTCTGGTAACCTGATCAAAATATTGACAAGTCTAGTTAGATCACATATAAGCCAAATTGTAGGTGACTTCTAAGCTATTTCCACTTTTACTCTTTTCTGTTCATGGTGTATGAGCCCACTGTGATGTCTTCTTGATCAAAAGTTTACTGATTAGGAAATTCTGTTTACTTGTTTATTGATGATAGGACTTAAATCATTTTATCTTAGTTGTTCATAGCTAAGAAAAGAAAGAAAAAGGATCTACAAGTAAATTTTGAAATGCTTCACCATTTCTTCTTTCTAAGGTTTCTCCACAGTCCTGTGTTAATTGTTTATTAATATGGCATTCACAATATGTCTTGTCTTCTCATCTTCCTCCCGCTGAATTGTGTGGATATTACTAATTCAAGTTATTCCCAGGGATCTTTCACAGAGAGGTTTGACATGCCAAGTTTTAAACTTGAGATCTTCACATTTCCGGAAGCTAAATATGATGGGAGAGTTCATGCGGCTACAAACACTCAACCTTGACTTTAGCACTTCACTCACTAGTTTACAGGAGGATTGCTTTGCTTGCATGCCCAGTCTAATGTGCCTCTCTCTGTGTGAGACAAGAATTTTAAATCTCTGGACAACGGTTGCTGCGTTTTCTAAACTCCCTTCTTTGGTTAACCTTCGGTTTCAGCATTGGTCATGCTGCAATGATGTTGGGCCTTATTCTGCATCTTCTAGTGGGAAGTTCCATCACAAAACTTTTTCAAATCAGCGAAATAATGGTAGAGCATCATCTGTTAATATTGGGGAACTAACAGACCTGTATTCAAGCACAGAAGAGGTGCTCAGGAATATGTTTTTGCTTAATAATGTGGTTATCAATGATGATGAAAGTGGGCTTGAGGATTCAGATGATAGTGATCTAGACTTTACAAGTCCCCTGCGAGAACATGGTTATATGGAGCGTTTGTCAAATGATTTTTCCGGGGGGAATGGACAGATCAATCAACAGAATGAGGTAATCACTGAACCTTTTCAGTAGATTATGCCTGGAGTGGTCCTAGTGGGAATTCTTTTTTAATTAGATTTGACTCTGGAAGATGATGTTGTCTTTTCTCGAATAAGCTGATTGTATAATTTTAATTTCCTAATGAACTAGATAGATAGGAATTGCCTATTCTAAAGCTTACTGCTTTGAATGGTGATTAGATGTATGTTTGTTTCCCCTTAACAAGAGAAATCTATCATCATCACAATCATCATTGACTACAACAATCTTACATATAAAATTATGATCATCAACAATTTTTTTGTTCTCTTGTAGCAAACTTCCTCCTAGCCAAATTAAAATCATCAACAATCTTCCTGTATATCTTTTGCTGTAATTGTTGTTTGTTATACATTCTTGCCTTTTCTCTAACTGCTCAAACCTCCAGGAGTCAATGGTAGTCTAACATGGTTTCAAAAGCTCCAATTCCTAACCTCTCAACTCTATTAGTTTGTAAGGTGTGTGGTGGGGCTGCACATATATGTTTCTTTTTGCCTATTTCTCTCCACCTATAGGATAGAGCTGCACGTAGGTAGAGTTTAAGGTTGATGAGCAACAATGCTCCACTCCTAGCAATTTAAGTTTGTGATTTTCTTCAATTGTCTGCCATGTGGTTATTGGATTTATTATAAGAACTTTAAAGATGGTGTGATCATGTAATCATGCCTGTCATCCTATTTTCTGTTTCATGTTTGTTAATTGAGTTTCTACTCTGGTTGGCAGGATTCTCTTGATAACTTTCAGAATCGAAATGAGGCGGAGCCCTTAGCTGGTCCCTTTACAAAGTATATTGGAGACAATCAAGTCAAATATATTTCTTATCATGCTTCACCAATATGTTTCGAGAAATACTATAGAGAGTACATGGTAGCCTCGTTACCTCGTTTGAGAATTTTAGATAACTTGCCGATTAGAAAGATTGATCAGGAAACTGCCAGATTGACATTTTCAGAATACTTTGAGCATGTACCATATCAACGGAAGCATAGAGAAAATGTCGTTAGTGTGTTACAAAAGCGTGAAATAAGATCAAGTCAAAATCCTGTACAAAGTCCTGGGAAAAAAGTATCGAGTCTCTATGGAAAGTCTCAATGCTTCTATACCAGGTCTCTTTCTGCTGCCAAAATGGGATCTTGTGCTTGGCCATGCTTGCACCCGCTTGCTGTTTCTGGCCATGACTTGGGAGGTGAAAGTAGGAGCTTTCGTCCTAGGCAGTTTGAGTATCATCCATCCAACTCTAGCCTTATGGTCTTTGGAACATTAGATGGTGAAATAGTTGCAGTCAACCATGAGAATGGGAAAATTGTCAGTTATATCCCATCACTTGGAGCAATGAATAGTGTGCTGGGACTCTGTTGGCTAAAGAAGTATCCCTCTAAGGTATGTACTTCATGGAATGTAGTAATCACTGATTCTAGTCATGGTTCATTATTATTATTGGGATTCCCAGAATGCTGTATCATTCGTTGCTTTCCTTGTATGGAACTCTGAAGAAATTTGTTTAAAATAAAGTTACATGGCATATGGCTTTTAACAGCTTTCATTGGCAACTGAAGGGGGCATTGAGTAGTCATGATAGGTTTTTATAGGTGTACTTTTGAAATGAATTTTCTTTAACTGAAGAACTAATTTATACAACATTGCCTTATAGTAGCTACAGATAGAAATACAACGCAGTACAATGGTACTTTTGAACATGAACATCATGACAGGATGAGTCCATGATTGCTCGTAATTTGAGAGCTTCTATCACTATTATGTCCTCTCAGATTGTTATGTTAAACTTAAGTATGGTCGGAAGCACTTCGTAGGTGGAAACTGTGGAATCCTTTGGCATCTCAGATATTGCTTTCAATATTTAGATGTGAAAATTTCTTCAGGCGAAATATCTGTTGAAATT
The window above is part of the Fragaria vesca subsp. vesca linkage group LG2, FraVesHawaii_1.0, whole genome shotgun sequence genome. Proteins encoded here:
- the LOC101294728 gene encoding proline-rich protein 3-like; amino-acid sequence: MALIRFLLIPTCVVFFSLLIVSASATDYGYGPKPPQVEEPKPPQVEKPKPPQVEKPKQPQVEKPKLPEVEKPKLPEVEKPKLPEVEKPKLDQLYGEQLPHNVFGIQGLVLCNSGHKTFPIQGAVARIKCLGEDEHGYETAPLIILSGATDAKGYFFATLSASKLEGNYNKKWKFSKCTAFLHSSPLESCKVPTDVNHGISGAPLASCRTLNAKNMKLFSVGPFFYTSEPKPAPNGY
- the LOC101295015 gene encoding uncharacterized protein LOC101295015, with the translated sequence MPIDIATLEERYINSCKKHCVSPNAAILSVLFKAEVKRSCNELCSLEISLDHLKDVEFPPLLDLCMELDASEVEAVDIHNESLHVLNWKYALLLMRAINQKLRVVDLQDLAFGKDFLRDLSQRGLTCQVLNLRSSHFRKLNMMGEFMRLQTLNLDFSTSLTSLQEDCFACMPSLMCLSLCETRILNLWTTVAAFSKLPSLVNLRFQHWSCCNDVGPYSASSSGKFHHKTFSNQRNNGRASSVNIGELTDLYSSTEEVLRNMFLLNNVVINDDESGLEDSDDSDLDFTSPLREHGYMERLSNDFSGGNGQINQQNEDSLDNFQNRNEAEPLAGPFTKYIGDNQVKYISYHASPICFEKYYREYMVASLPRLRILDNLPIRKIDQETARLTFSEYFEHVPYQRKHRENVVSVLQKREIRSSQNPVQSPGKKVSSLYGKSQCFYTRSLSAAKMGSCAWPCLHPLAVSGHDLGGESRSFRPRQFEYHPSNSSLMVFGTLDGEIVAVNHENGKIVSYIPSLGAMNSVLGLCWLKKYPSKLIAGSDNGSLKLYDIHHMRTETGICSGAGSIPFDEFDQLTSVHANSTDELFLASGYSRDVALYDISSGKRLQVFTDMHQEHINVIKFANHSPSVFATSSWDRDVKMWDLRQKPISPCFTSSSSRGNVMVCFSPDDHYLLVSAVDNEVRQLLAVDGRLHLNFEIASTGSSTNYTRSYYMNGRDYIISGSCDEHVVRICCAQTGRRLRDISLEGGGRSRNSIFVQSLRGDPFREFNLSILAAHMRPRSKSEIIKVNLLASSDYAKEHFDGQQACPTNSMGG